In Arthrobacter sp. Soc17.1.1.1, the following are encoded in one genomic region:
- a CDS encoding transglycosylase SLT domain-containing protein: MDEDDKHGASPLLALAILVPLLAGLPVAGIAGAAILTQTEEKPAACVVSAVGETVGNLTSTPAMPNGWGDLVDAAAKTAGLPVSVVAAQLKQESGWNEGARSPAGAQGVAQFMPGTWAMYGQGGDPFSAEDAIPAYGRYMAALKGQVQPLAGDDADLLVRLTLAAYNAGPGAVQAAKGIPAFTETQQYVEKILSSGQGDFSADCTAPAGTIAWNGDLGDGEWTNPLPGGVFTSGYGHRNIPTLPAWAQDHVGVDLSSPGVGYGNGGPVIAPTDLRITGFNDKDGCVIAKEDGDDPDFGFAFCHLNAYSVAVGDRLKRGDVVGTEGNKAGLGLVATHLHFEIYKPEAPEVVYPYQGWNLDPEPILKEKGAWVR, from the coding sequence GTGGACGAAGACGACAAGCATGGAGCGTCACCGCTACTGGCCCTGGCGATCCTTGTACCTCTCCTGGCTGGCCTGCCCGTCGCGGGCATCGCGGGAGCTGCGATCCTCACACAGACCGAGGAGAAGCCCGCTGCGTGCGTCGTCTCGGCAGTCGGCGAAACCGTCGGTAACCTCACCTCGACGCCGGCAATGCCAAACGGCTGGGGCGACCTGGTCGACGCCGCCGCGAAGACAGCGGGCCTGCCGGTGAGTGTGGTGGCGGCGCAGCTCAAGCAGGAATCGGGCTGGAACGAAGGCGCGCGGAGTCCTGCAGGGGCCCAGGGTGTCGCTCAGTTCATGCCCGGCACCTGGGCAATGTACGGGCAGGGCGGCGACCCGTTCTCAGCCGAGGACGCCATCCCTGCCTACGGCCGCTACATGGCGGCCCTGAAAGGGCAGGTGCAGCCGCTGGCCGGTGACGACGCCGACCTGCTGGTGCGACTGACGCTCGCGGCCTATAACGCTGGCCCGGGTGCTGTGCAGGCAGCCAAGGGCATTCCCGCGTTCACGGAGACCCAGCAGTACGTCGAGAAGATCCTTTCCTCCGGGCAGGGCGACTTTTCCGCCGACTGCACGGCACCGGCGGGCACGATCGCGTGGAACGGCGACCTCGGCGACGGCGAGTGGACCAACCCGCTCCCAGGCGGCGTCTTCACCTCCGGCTACGGCCACCGGAACATACCGACCCTGCCCGCTTGGGCGCAGGACCACGTCGGGGTGGATTTGTCCTCTCCGGGTGTCGGCTACGGCAACGGCGGACCGGTCATCGCACCGACTGACCTGCGCATCACGGGGTTCAACGACAAGGACGGGTGTGTGATCGCCAAGGAGGACGGCGACGATCCCGATTTCGGGTTCGCGTTCTGCCACCTCAACGCCTACAGCGTGGCCGTGGGGGACAGGTTGAAGCGCGGCGACGTCGTCGGCACCGAGGGCAACAAGGCCGGTCTCGGGTTGGTCGCCACGCACCTGCACTTCGAGATTTACAAACCGGAAGCACCGGAGGTCGTCTACCCGTACCAGGGCTGGAACCTCGACCCGGAACCGATCCTGAAAGAGAAAGGAGCGTGGGTGCGATGA
- a CDS encoding MarR family transcriptional regulator, with the protein MPAAVRVFGKDGSCRALFFDFDASKGGLAQVTADVRALQEWLHRLGARWIEDFSPNGGRHVYVPLADPATFTDARELVEALGNRLPSLDRTPHQNLLHGCMRVPGSRHKTGGHQQLAMSLSMAYDVARRPNASTVWAAMRRDLRDEIQAARALRLEAVAPVLETSTADTMDVSSAPRMSQAMQSIARTGLYDANRYGSNSEARQAVITGAAAAGLDATDIYRRMTQGIWPGLASFYARYSSGNRVQALQRDLAASHRHLKSKATNTARQSSDHKNPTSQPHTQPPVLHRGNSTLVDSAAEHRFIRTWRNAASLVEQTMGSSRADLARRMVLRALGAAAHMTGGSVVEFGVRSLAVATGLDHTTVAGHLRALRSAANPLIALLEKAKGTRGDQYELTIPDSLKDSAGDLAWKKGKLHALRPAFRELGFPAAFVYEALETSATPLSTAELVRITRLSRTTVSESLEILAAWNLATRGRAGWTMEASTSLSTVAECLGVLEDVAAQVKFYRTQRAVWREWLAGRAPDALFPSPDDDYPWETYEGPPDDLSLADLAFRPAG; encoded by the coding sequence GTGCCCGCAGCTGTCCGCGTCTTCGGCAAGGACGGCTCCTGCCGCGCGCTCTTCTTCGACTTCGACGCCTCCAAGGGAGGCCTGGCCCAGGTCACAGCTGACGTCCGGGCCCTGCAGGAATGGCTGCACCGCCTCGGCGCCCGCTGGATCGAGGACTTCTCCCCGAACGGCGGACGTCACGTCTACGTGCCACTGGCCGACCCGGCGACCTTCACCGATGCCCGGGAGCTCGTTGAGGCGCTGGGCAACAGGCTTCCGAGCCTCGACAGGACGCCCCACCAGAACCTCCTCCACGGGTGCATGCGCGTGCCCGGGAGCCGGCACAAGACAGGCGGCCACCAGCAGCTCGCCATGAGCCTGTCGATGGCCTACGACGTCGCACGCCGGCCCAACGCCTCGACCGTCTGGGCGGCGATGCGCCGCGACCTCCGGGACGAGATCCAGGCTGCCCGGGCCCTTCGCCTCGAAGCGGTGGCCCCCGTGCTCGAAACGTCCACAGCGGACACGATGGACGTCTCTTCGGCTCCCCGGATGTCCCAGGCCATGCAGAGCATCGCGCGCACAGGGCTGTACGACGCCAACCGCTACGGCAGCAACTCCGAGGCCCGCCAGGCAGTCATCACGGGAGCTGCTGCTGCCGGACTGGACGCCACCGACATCTACCGCCGCATGACCCAGGGGATCTGGCCCGGCCTCGCGTCCTTCTACGCCCGCTACAGCTCGGGCAACAGAGTCCAGGCACTTCAGCGCGACCTCGCTGCTTCACATCGGCACCTCAAATCAAAGGCCACAAACACCGCAAGGCAGAGCAGTGACCATAAAAACCCCACTAGCCAGCCACATACACAGCCGCCCGTACTACACCGTGGTAATTCCACGCTCGTCGATTCTGCCGCCGAGCATCGATTCATCAGGACCTGGCGAAACGCCGCTTCGCTGGTTGAGCAGACAATGGGTTCCTCAAGGGCTGACCTCGCACGAAGGATGGTGCTCAGGGCACTGGGAGCCGCGGCACATATGACCGGGGGATCGGTCGTCGAGTTCGGGGTCCGATCATTGGCTGTCGCGACAGGGCTCGATCACACCACTGTGGCCGGTCATCTGCGCGCGCTTCGATCGGCGGCCAACCCCCTCATCGCCCTGCTCGAGAAGGCAAAGGGGACGCGGGGAGATCAGTACGAGCTCACCATCCCGGATTCGCTCAAAGATAGTGCCGGAGATTTGGCTTGGAAGAAGGGCAAGTTGCATGCCCTCCGGCCTGCCTTCAGGGAGCTCGGCTTCCCTGCCGCGTTCGTGTACGAGGCGTTGGAGACGTCGGCCACTCCCCTATCGACGGCTGAGCTCGTCCGCATCACGAGGCTCTCCCGCACCACGGTCAGCGAGTCCCTCGAGATCCTCGCTGCGTGGAACCTCGCGACTCGCGGGCGTGCAGGATGGACCATGGAGGCTTCCACCAGCCTGTCCACGGTTGCCGAGTGCCTGGGCGTCCTGGAGGACGTCGCAGCACAGGTGAAGTTCTACAGGACGCAGCGCGCAGTCTGGCGGGAATGGCTCGCTGGGCGTGCTCCGGATGCGCTGTTCCCCTCCCCCGATGACGACTACCCGTGGGAGACGTACGAGGGACCGCCCGACGACCTATCCCTCGCGGATTTAGCGTTCAGGCCGGCGGGCTGA
- a CDS encoding ParA family protein: MHTQIPTAAGPFVIAAKDPCDMRVVSVINQKGGAGKSTTVMNLASVVAEHSRVLVVDVDPQLSVTSWATTAEELPDDRRLPFDVVAETDVEVLAQLRGADYDTIFVDTPGNLENMAVLKAVVANSDFVILPTEPTALAMLPLVNTFNSIVEPGGVDYRVVITKVDSRSLVDATDAQDELRDAGLKVCKSYVRSYKVHERAPLTGQVVTTYDKTRAAEKAGADYKDVARELLSIWANQETR; this comes from the coding sequence ATGCACACGCAGATTCCTACTGCAGCCGGACCATTTGTCATTGCAGCGAAGGATCCGTGCGACATGAGAGTTGTCTCTGTCATCAACCAAAAGGGCGGCGCCGGTAAGTCCACGACCGTCATGAACCTGGCGTCGGTGGTCGCCGAGCACTCACGCGTGCTCGTCGTGGATGTTGATCCGCAGCTGTCCGTCACCTCGTGGGCGACCACGGCGGAAGAACTTCCTGATGACCGCCGGCTGCCTTTCGACGTCGTCGCGGAGACGGACGTGGAGGTCCTCGCTCAGCTACGCGGTGCGGATTACGACACGATCTTCGTCGATACTCCCGGAAACCTGGAGAACATGGCGGTTCTGAAGGCCGTCGTGGCCAATTCGGACTTCGTGATCCTGCCGACCGAGCCAACGGCACTGGCCATGCTGCCTCTGGTCAACACGTTCAACAGCATTGTCGAGCCCGGGGGAGTGGACTACCGGGTCGTCATCACGAAGGTCGACTCGAGGTCCCTGGTCGATGCCACGGACGCCCAGGACGAGCTGCGCGACGCTGGCCTGAAGGTCTGCAAGTCGTATGTGCGGTCCTACAAGGTGCACGAGCGTGCACCGCTTACCGGTCAGGTCGTGACTACTTATGACAAGACGCGGGCGGCCGAAAAGGCCGGCGCGGACTACAAGGACGTTGCCCGGGAGCTCTTGAGCATCTGGGCCAATCAGGAGACGAGGTAG
- a CDS encoding helix-turn-helix domain-containing protein, which yields MTDQSLQEQPRPLRFLTLQQVADELNTKHNTIRALIASGDLPAIQIGGRGQWRIERAKLEDYISAAYTKARTDIARGAIDTPDGAAT from the coding sequence ATGACAGACCAATCCCTCCAGGAGCAGCCCAGGCCGCTGCGGTTCCTCACCCTGCAGCAGGTAGCCGACGAGCTGAACACCAAGCACAACACCATCCGGGCCCTCATCGCCTCAGGGGATCTGCCGGCCATCCAGATCGGCGGGCGCGGCCAGTGGCGCATCGAACGCGCCAAGCTCGAGGACTACATCAGCGCCGCCTACACCAAAGCCCGCACCGACATCGCCCGCGGCGCCATCGACACGCCTGACGGCGCAGCAACATGA
- a CDS encoding histone-like nucleoid-structuring protein Lsr2 gives MAQRVQVQLVDDLNGDVAQETVRFGVDGIDYEIDLTTENAQKLRSTLSEYVDNARKAKTGRRGQGGQKATGASSTGRSKREDTQQIRQWAQDNGYNPSSRGRITQSIIDAYNEAH, from the coding sequence ATGGCGCAGCGTGTACAGGTGCAATTGGTGGACGATCTCAATGGTGACGTCGCACAGGAAACGGTCCGGTTCGGGGTCGATGGCATCGACTACGAGATCGATCTGACAACGGAGAACGCGCAGAAGCTGCGCTCAACCCTGTCCGAGTACGTGGACAACGCCCGCAAGGCCAAGACCGGGCGCAGGGGCCAGGGCGGCCAGAAGGCTACCGGCGCATCGTCTACGGGCCGGTCCAAGCGCGAGGACACCCAGCAGATCCGCCAGTGGGCGCAGGACAACGGCTACAACCCCAGCTCCCGCGGACGGATCACCCAGTCCATCATTGACGCCTATAACGAGGCCCACTAG
- a CDS encoding helicase associated domain-containing protein yields MRFDDLILAEDDYPQGACENRQEWLLMYSRGVPPAVIAAWCRVDVRRVHRAIDRQIGRHPGWFDRCWVLHDQPARRRDRRRFRRSREQVWWEHYTAMSTYVARVGGVPAQNDSVEARMLYRWLENQRRSHDTGRLARDKVEALDRLGEWLGTRKSNPEELWARRLEEARQFKADTGRFPFYDPQRHPDEKILAVWLGRQRTWDRKGRLRADRRETLSVVLPGWSAPAMT; encoded by the coding sequence ATGCGTTTCGATGACCTGATCCTGGCCGAGGACGACTACCCGCAGGGTGCGTGTGAGAACCGGCAGGAGTGGCTGCTGATGTACTCCCGCGGGGTGCCTCCGGCGGTGATCGCCGCATGGTGCAGGGTTGATGTCCGCCGCGTCCACCGGGCTATTGACCGGCAGATTGGCCGGCATCCGGGGTGGTTCGATCGGTGCTGGGTACTCCATGACCAGCCCGCACGCCGCCGCGACCGGCGTCGCTTCCGGCGGAGTCGGGAGCAGGTGTGGTGGGAGCACTACACCGCCATGAGCACCTACGTGGCCCGGGTGGGTGGGGTGCCGGCGCAGAACGACAGCGTGGAGGCCCGGATGCTGTACCGGTGGTTGGAGAACCAGCGCCGGAGCCACGACACGGGCCGGCTCGCCCGTGACAAGGTCGAGGCCCTGGACAGGCTGGGGGAGTGGCTCGGTACCCGGAAGAGCAATCCGGAGGAACTGTGGGCGCGGCGTCTCGAAGAAGCTCGGCAATTCAAGGCTGATACCGGCAGGTTCCCGTTTTATGATCCACAGCGCCACCCGGACGAGAAGATCCTCGCGGTCTGGCTGGGCCGCCAGCGCACCTGGGACCGGAAGGGCCGGCTCCGCGCCGACCGACGGGAAACCCTAAGTGTGGTGCTGCCTGGCTGGAGTGCGCCCGCTATGACCTGA
- a CDS encoding GAF domain-containing protein, which yields MNGQIQVRLITLALSKAGVTVSELWVRYYAVGGKVSEFEVQAYLGGLLVLPGSERNVLADAMNELLEGSPVNIRVPRSEEDEAAETPEASRRSLGALGAFLFTAEEAERERLHAVTRTNLLDSPPESRFDQYTQQARDYFAVSSSVVALIDDHRMFLKSVIGSIEQNLPREVTFCTATIRNAGPLIIPDAREDDRFRTNPLVVGEPFIRFYAGYPLRGPGGWTVGTLCVIDQKPRNFSAQDGRFLRKLARLVEDEINA from the coding sequence ATGAACGGTCAGATACAAGTCAGGCTGATAACACTCGCCCTCTCGAAGGCGGGCGTGACTGTTAGCGAGCTATGGGTGAGGTACTACGCCGTCGGTGGCAAAGTTTCGGAGTTCGAGGTCCAGGCATACCTCGGCGGGCTCCTCGTCCTACCGGGTAGTGAGCGGAATGTTCTCGCCGACGCCATGAACGAACTCCTCGAAGGCAGCCCGGTGAACATCCGGGTTCCCCGTAGCGAGGAAGACGAGGCCGCCGAAACACCGGAAGCCTCCCGCAGGTCCCTGGGTGCCCTGGGCGCTTTCCTGTTCACTGCGGAGGAAGCTGAACGGGAGCGTCTCCACGCCGTGACCCGGACGAATCTGCTGGACTCACCTCCGGAGAGTCGTTTCGACCAGTACACGCAGCAGGCACGGGACTACTTCGCGGTCAGCTCCTCCGTCGTCGCGCTCATCGACGATCACCGCATGTTTCTGAAGTCCGTCATTGGATCCATCGAGCAGAATCTGCCACGTGAAGTCACCTTCTGCACTGCAACTATCCGTAATGCCGGGCCGTTGATCATTCCGGATGCACGCGAGGACGACCGGTTCAGGACCAATCCCCTGGTTGTGGGAGAGCCGTTCATCCGGTTCTACGCCGGATATCCTTTGCGGGGTCCCGGCGGCTGGACTGTCGGGACTTTATGTGTCATCGATCAGAAGCCCCGGAATTTTTCCGCCCAGGACGGGCGGTTCCTGCGCAAACTAGCCCGCTTGGTCGAAGACGAGATTAACGCCTAG
- a CDS encoding GAF and ANTAR domain-containing protein: MPDEQELAREAERDTFTAQLQNMVLESDDVQDFLTGLVTVAAEAFTGPYGDVFCGITLLRPRSMITVASSSDRARQVDEVQYGFNDGPCLRAARDGVTIHVRDFLTEFRFPEYREAIAGYGLRSALGIPIRLDEGASAGLDFYSTEPGTFDDKGIRVAEGFARDASQSLRLAVRIAKLTDATTNMRAAMESRTSIDMAIGAIMAQNRCSQDEATKILRRASSNRNVKLRDLSVDILSSLGQHKPITTHFDT; this comes from the coding sequence ATGCCGGACGAGCAAGAATTAGCCCGTGAGGCCGAGCGTGACACCTTCACCGCTCAGTTGCAGAACATGGTGCTCGAGAGCGATGACGTTCAGGATTTCCTGACTGGGCTGGTCACCGTCGCAGCCGAGGCGTTCACCGGACCCTACGGGGATGTGTTCTGCGGAATCACCCTTCTGCGGCCGCGCTCGATGATCACCGTGGCCAGCAGCAGCGACAGGGCCCGGCAGGTCGACGAAGTGCAGTACGGGTTCAATGACGGGCCCTGCCTGCGTGCAGCCCGCGACGGCGTAACTATTCATGTCCGCGATTTCCTGACCGAGTTCCGGTTCCCCGAGTATCGCGAAGCGATCGCCGGCTACGGCCTGCGCTCAGCTCTGGGCATACCGATCCGCCTCGACGAGGGCGCCAGCGCCGGCCTAGACTTCTACTCCACCGAGCCGGGTACGTTCGACGACAAAGGCATTCGCGTTGCCGAAGGATTCGCCCGTGACGCATCCCAGTCCCTGCGCCTGGCAGTACGCATCGCGAAGCTCACTGACGCAACGACGAATATGCGGGCAGCCATGGAATCACGTACCAGCATCGACATGGCTATTGGCGCGATTATGGCCCAAAACCGGTGCAGTCAGGACGAGGCCACCAAGATCCTGCGCCGCGCGTCCTCGAATCGGAACGTGAAACTCCGCGATCTGTCCGTCGACATCCTCAGCTCGCTCGGACAGCACAAACCCATCACCACCCACTTCGACACCTGA
- a CDS encoding GAF and ANTAR domain-containing protein — protein sequence MNTTPQPSPSSPSSSSSSVSSFPPELLAVFGRTNGYLLTEQTAHDAVDSLAEIARDIIDAATGAGVSIIDTDGTRVSVGATNPDVLEADNLQYEYGQGPCMSAWSTGQPVYIADTTTDDRFTDWTSAVTELGIRSCLSVPLLNKPAGLGAMKVYSDTIDAFTNEDRRLLINLARSAATLLGHIQATDTPQRISDDVKASLAERDTIGIARGILMERFDLDRQAAMSHLIDLATDTNTTIGSMAAMISERQDGTHPTDGA from the coding sequence GTGAATACCACCCCGCAGCCCTCCCCCTCCTCCCCCTCCTCTTCTTCCTCGTCGGTTTCCTCCTTCCCGCCCGAGTTGTTGGCGGTTTTCGGGCGGACCAACGGGTACCTGCTGACCGAGCAGACCGCCCACGACGCCGTCGACAGCCTCGCCGAGATCGCCCGGGATATCATCGACGCGGCGACCGGCGCCGGTGTGAGCATCATCGACACCGACGGCACCCGGGTGAGCGTCGGAGCAACGAACCCTGATGTCCTCGAAGCCGACAATCTGCAATACGAGTACGGCCAGGGGCCATGCATGAGCGCCTGGTCCACCGGTCAGCCCGTCTACATCGCCGACACCACCACCGATGACCGGTTCACGGACTGGACGTCCGCGGTGACCGAGCTCGGCATCCGCTCCTGCCTCAGCGTGCCCCTGCTGAACAAACCGGCCGGCCTGGGCGCGATGAAGGTCTACTCGGACACCATCGACGCGTTCACGAACGAGGACCGGCGGCTACTGATCAACCTCGCCCGCTCCGCCGCGACCCTCCTGGGACATATCCAGGCCACCGACACCCCGCAACGCATCAGCGACGACGTGAAAGCATCCCTCGCCGAACGGGACACCATCGGTATCGCCCGCGGCATCCTGATGGAACGCTTTGACCTGGACCGGCAGGCGGCCATGAGCCACCTGATCGACCTCGCCACCGACACGAACACCACCATCGGTTCGATGGCGGCCATGATCAGCGAACGTCAGGACGGCACCCACCCCACTGATGGTGCGTGA
- a CDS encoding EAL domain-containing protein produces MVIAVCEGHGAGTAYQPIVDTARGSIVGYEALARFPGYEQKNPEVWFAAARDFGLSAALEAATLRSALARRSDLPVNCFLTVNISPALLLNGEVQAVWADQGGLGGIVVELTEQTPIESYLELEPALHRLRSAGAMIAVDDAGAGYAGLNHLLAIRPALIKLDRELVRDIDEDPAKRALVEMIGMFAGRIDAWILAEGIERVEELDALIALKVPLVQGYLLGRPQASWSSLDPDLAHRMLTRTRDTGGATLRRVLETCPTAPSTRAAAALLAAQPHLRRVVVIDDHQRPLWIVDAQHADLGVASPGVRLNLDTPLNDALHRALTRGEQQRYDSLMITDNAGRYTGVVHMDRLITAAITPTT; encoded by the coding sequence ATGGTCATCGCAGTGTGTGAGGGGCATGGCGCCGGGACGGCTTACCAGCCGATCGTCGACACCGCTCGGGGTAGCATCGTCGGCTACGAGGCCCTGGCCAGGTTCCCCGGGTACGAGCAGAAGAACCCCGAGGTGTGGTTCGCCGCTGCCCGGGACTTTGGTCTGTCGGCAGCGCTTGAAGCCGCCACCTTACGCAGCGCTCTGGCCCGCCGTTCCGATCTGCCCGTCAACTGCTTCCTGACCGTGAACATTTCGCCGGCGCTGCTACTCAACGGTGAAGTGCAGGCGGTCTGGGCCGACCAGGGCGGGTTGGGCGGGATCGTGGTGGAACTGACCGAGCAGACACCCATCGAGTCCTACCTTGAACTCGAACCGGCACTGCACCGGCTCCGTAGTGCAGGAGCGATGATCGCTGTCGATGATGCCGGTGCCGGATACGCCGGTCTCAATCACCTGCTGGCGATTCGACCGGCCCTGATCAAGTTGGACCGCGAACTCGTCCGGGACATTGACGAGGACCCCGCCAAACGCGCGCTGGTCGAAATGATCGGCATGTTCGCCGGTCGCATCGATGCTTGGATACTCGCTGAAGGCATCGAGCGTGTCGAAGAACTGGATGCCCTCATTGCCCTGAAAGTGCCGCTCGTGCAGGGCTACCTCCTGGGCCGGCCGCAGGCCTCATGGTCGAGCCTCGACCCAGATCTTGCACACCGCATGCTGACGCGCACCCGCGACACCGGCGGGGCGACGCTGCGCCGCGTCCTCGAGACATGTCCCACCGCGCCCAGCACACGCGCAGCCGCCGCCCTCCTCGCAGCCCAGCCGCACCTACGCCGCGTTGTCGTCATCGACGACCACCAACGCCCCCTCTGGATCGTCGATGCCCAGCACGCAGACCTCGGCGTGGCCAGTCCCGGCGTTCGCCTCAATCTCGACACGCCTCTCAACGACGCCCTACACCGGGCCCTCACGCGTGGAGAACAACAACGCTACGACTCGCTGATGATCACTGACAACGCCGGACGTTACACAGGCGTCGTCCACATGGACCGCCTCATCACCGCCGCCATCACCCCGACCACCTAA
- a CDS encoding DUF1059 domain-containing protein codes for MKSFACGDVVPGCDARWVCRSDDEVLSNVATHAAAAHGLGALPDDVVAKVRSSIVSVG; via the coding sequence ATGAAGTCTTTTGCGTGCGGTGACGTGGTGCCCGGGTGCGATGCCCGGTGGGTCTGCAGGTCAGACGATGAGGTCCTCTCCAACGTGGCAACCCACGCCGCTGCGGCTCATGGTCTTGGCGCCCTTCCGGACGATGTTGTGGCGAAGGTCCGATCCTCCATCGTGTCCGTTGGCTGA
- a CDS encoding flavodoxin family protein — MTELSALALICTLTQSPDPSSSELMAQHILDEFKGQGVSTSSLRVVDYDVRPGVKTDMGGGDQWPEIREQILAADILVLSTPIWMGHPCSVAQQVMERLDADLSETDEQGRPIMYGKVATVAVVGNEDGAHKTIADMLQGLNDVGFTIPAQGGTYWVGEAMQTIDFKDLAQVPDPVASTNAGLARNATHLATCLTTNPYPAD; from the coding sequence GTGACCGAGCTTTCCGCTCTTGCCCTGATCTGCACTCTTACCCAGTCCCCCGACCCGTCGAGCAGCGAACTCATGGCTCAGCACATCCTCGATGAGTTCAAGGGCCAGGGGGTCAGCACGTCCTCGTTGAGGGTTGTCGATTACGACGTCAGGCCAGGGGTGAAGACCGATATGGGCGGCGGAGATCAGTGGCCTGAGATCCGTGAACAAATCCTCGCCGCGGACATCCTGGTCCTGTCCACCCCCATTTGGATGGGGCACCCCTGCAGCGTCGCCCAGCAGGTTATGGAGCGGCTCGACGCCGACCTCTCCGAAACGGACGAGCAAGGCCGGCCGATCATGTACGGGAAAGTCGCGACCGTAGCCGTCGTCGGCAACGAGGACGGCGCCCACAAGACAATCGCCGACATGCTGCAGGGACTCAACGATGTCGGCTTCACCATCCCCGCCCAGGGCGGCACCTACTGGGTCGGAGAAGCCATGCAAACCATCGACTTCAAAGACCTCGCCCAGGTCCCAGACCCTGTCGCGTCCACGAACGCCGGCCTCGCCCGCAATGCCACCCACCTCGCGACATGCCTCACAACCAACCCATACCCTGCGGACTAG
- a CDS encoding GAF and ANTAR domain-containing protein: MATNGAGSDGNDDASNAADSSEGQDEGKDQNGEVGGLAEQMSELARSLQAEDDPQEILAHLVRAAIELVPGADEGSISAVTGRRDIQSQAPSSDLPRKVDALQSKVNQGPCLDAVYEHQTVRVPDLASEQRWPEFSRNAAALGAASMLSFQLYVEGDNLGALNLYGRTPHAFTEESEHVGLLIASHAAIAFADATKLGQMHDALHSRDVIGQAKGILMERYGLTAQNAFILLTQASSHTNIKLPDVAEHLATTGALPSHRRRT; the protein is encoded by the coding sequence ATGGCAACCAACGGTGCAGGATCAGACGGGAACGACGACGCCAGTAACGCCGCCGACAGCTCGGAGGGGCAGGACGAGGGTAAGGACCAGAATGGGGAGGTGGGAGGGCTGGCTGAGCAGATGAGCGAACTCGCCCGGTCCCTGCAGGCAGAGGACGATCCCCAGGAAATACTGGCCCACCTGGTGCGTGCCGCGATCGAGCTCGTCCCCGGTGCCGACGAAGGCTCCATCAGCGCGGTGACCGGCCGACGCGATATCCAGTCGCAGGCACCCTCAAGCGACCTGCCGAGAAAGGTCGATGCCCTGCAGTCGAAGGTGAATCAGGGGCCCTGCTTGGACGCTGTCTATGAGCATCAAACGGTGCGCGTCCCTGACTTGGCCTCCGAGCAGCGGTGGCCCGAGTTCAGCCGCAACGCCGCCGCTCTCGGTGCGGCGAGCATGCTCTCCTTCCAGCTCTACGTTGAAGGCGACAACCTGGGCGCCCTGAACCTCTACGGACGAACACCCCACGCCTTCACCGAGGAATCAGAACACGTCGGGCTGCTCATCGCCTCTCATGCAGCGATCGCCTTCGCAGACGCCACGAAACTCGGGCAGATGCACGATGCCCTCCACTCCCGCGATGTCATCGGACAGGCCAAGGGCATCCTCATGGAGCGCTACGGCCTCACCGCCCAAAACGCGTTCATCCTGCTCACCCAGGCCAGCTCCCACACCAACATCAAGCTGCCAGACGTCGCAGAACACCTCGCCACCACCGGCGCACTACCCTCCCACCGCCGCCGAACCTAA
- a CDS encoding helix-turn-helix transcriptional regulator, with protein sequence MKNLVNDSRTRLQWSQQKLADELGVSRQTVISIERGRFDPSLPLAFRLAAIFGMSLEELFFPDDVPSPGPPTGATDSSVVSRA encoded by the coding sequence GTGAAGAACCTGGTCAACGACTCCCGCACCCGGCTTCAATGGTCGCAGCAGAAGCTCGCCGATGAGTTGGGCGTCTCACGTCAGACGGTCATCTCCATCGAGCGCGGACGCTTCGACCCCTCGTTGCCGCTGGCGTTCCGGCTGGCGGCGATCTTCGGAATGTCCCTTGAGGAACTCTTCTTCCCCGACGACGTACCCTCCCCAGGACCTCCCACAGGAGCAACCGATAGCTCGGTAGTCTCACGAGCATGA